One part of the Rhodococcus oxybenzonivorans genome encodes these proteins:
- the ftsW gene encoding putative lipid II flippase FtsW, producing MTSADPRPRRVPDAQRSRGADAQRSRVANAQRGRGGERGRGDAPRGRAGDAGRPRSPEGPRSQDGSPRSATPRRPPQGSRTRTAPPRAPRTRIGAWLARPLASFHLVVTIAFLLTVLGLVMVLSSSSVEAYANDGSAYTLFTRQTIFAGVGMILFFVALRIPVRVMRALSFPAFAATIVLLVLVLIPGIGTVSQGTRGWFVVGGVSLQPAELTKIALAIWGAHILASRRSDLVGIRDMLVPLVPAALLAFVLIILQPDLGTTVSLAIILMALLWFAGLPLKLFLGIVGTGLAGVVVLALTAGYRSARVRAFFNPDEDPQGIGYQSRQAMYSLADGGILGRGLGQSRAKWSYLPNAHNDFIFAIIGEELGFLGGAAVLGLFGLFVYTGLRIAARSADPFLRLLTGTATVWITGQAFINVGYVIGLLPVTGLQLPLVSAGGTSTATTLFMFGVVANAARHEPEAVAALHSGQDGRFGRMLRLPKPEAYSPVRADAARAEAVRRAEARRQAGREMAARTRSITYDKGRAERGNARTPDRGVRQQRSSGGRAGERGFRR from the coding sequence ATGACGTCGGCCGATCCGCGCCCACGCCGGGTTCCCGACGCGCAGCGCAGCCGTGGGGCCGACGCGCAGCGCAGCCGTGTGGCCAACGCGCAGCGGGGCCGCGGTGGTGAACGGGGTCGCGGTGACGCACCTCGGGGCCGTGCCGGTGATGCGGGACGACCTCGCTCTCCCGAAGGTCCGCGTTCGCAGGACGGTTCTCCGCGTTCGGCTACGCCCCGCCGCCCGCCGCAGGGTTCGCGAACCCGCACGGCGCCGCCGCGCGCTCCCCGCACCCGGATCGGTGCGTGGCTGGCCAGACCACTGGCGTCGTTCCACCTCGTCGTAACCATCGCGTTTCTGCTCACGGTGCTGGGGCTGGTGATGGTCTTGTCGTCGTCGAGCGTCGAGGCGTATGCCAACGACGGCTCGGCCTACACGCTGTTCACCCGGCAGACGATCTTCGCAGGCGTCGGCATGATCCTGTTCTTCGTCGCGTTGCGCATCCCGGTACGGGTGATGCGCGCGCTGTCCTTTCCCGCCTTCGCGGCTACGATCGTTCTTCTGGTTCTGGTGCTCATACCCGGTATCGGAACGGTGTCGCAGGGCACCCGGGGATGGTTCGTCGTCGGCGGTGTGTCGCTGCAGCCGGCCGAGTTGACGAAGATCGCGCTCGCCATCTGGGGTGCGCACATCCTGGCGTCACGCCGGAGCGACCTGGTCGGGATCCGCGACATGCTGGTCCCACTCGTTCCCGCGGCGCTGTTGGCGTTCGTGCTCATCATCTTGCAGCCCGACCTCGGAACGACGGTCTCGTTGGCCATCATCTTGATGGCATTGCTGTGGTTCGCAGGTCTGCCGCTCAAGTTGTTCCTGGGCATCGTGGGAACCGGTCTCGCCGGGGTGGTGGTTCTCGCTCTCACCGCGGGTTACCGTTCGGCGAGGGTCCGGGCCTTCTTCAATCCGGACGAGGATCCGCAGGGTATCGGTTATCAGTCACGTCAGGCGATGTACTCGCTGGCCGACGGCGGAATTCTCGGGCGTGGACTGGGGCAGAGCCGCGCGAAGTGGAGTTATCTCCCCAACGCGCACAACGACTTCATCTTCGCCATCATCGGTGAGGAACTGGGCTTCCTGGGTGGTGCCGCCGTGCTGGGGCTCTTCGGGTTGTTCGTGTACACGGGTCTGCGTATCGCCGCACGATCGGCCGATCCCTTCCTGCGCTTGCTCACGGGTACGGCCACGGTGTGGATCACCGGTCAGGCATTCATCAATGTGGGGTACGTCATCGGGCTGCTCCCCGTCACCGGACTGCAGTTGCCGCTCGTGTCCGCCGGGGGAACGTCGACGGCCACCACGCTGTTCATGTTCGGCGTGGTGGCGAATGCGGCCCGGCACGAGCCGGAGGCGGTAGCGGCGCTGCATTCGGGTCAGGACGGCCGTTTCGGGCGAATGCTGCGTCTTCCGAAGCCCGAGGCATATTCACCGGTGCGGGCGGACGCTGCCCGGGCGGAGGCGGTGCGACGCGCCGAGGCACGGCGGCAGGCCGGACGCGAGATGGCAGCCCGCACCCGGAGCATCACATACGACAAGGGCCGCGCGGAACGCGGCAATGCCCGCACACCCGACCGCGGTGTGCGCCAGCAGCGAAGCTCGGGTGGCCGAGCAGGAGAGCGAGGATTTCGTAGGTGA
- the murG gene encoding undecaprenyldiphospho-muramoylpentapeptide beta-N-acetylglucosaminyltransferase produces MSGEKPTLSVIVAGGGTAGHIEPALAVADAIKAIDGDVVVTALGTARGLETTLVPERGYPLELIPPVPLPRKPTLDLLRLPRRVLHSVRRTRAVMDETGADVIVGFGGYVALPAYLAAGAGLLRRRRRIPIVVHEANASAGIANKIGARRATRVLAAVAGSGVKARGRAEAEIVGIPVRASITGLDRAGLRSKARAHFGLPAEGPVLLVFGGSQGARSLNEAVSGAAESLAAAGIAVLHAHGPKNTLDVPDSAGGPPYVAVPYLSRMDLAYSAADAVICRSGAMTVAEVSAVGLPALYVPLPHGNGEQELNARPVVEAGGGMIVRDGDLTAAFVADTVIPLLRDPVRLADMGRRAAGAGHRSAAAEVAQIVLDVAALKKETR; encoded by the coding sequence GTGAGCGGCGAGAAGCCCACTCTGTCGGTGATCGTGGCCGGTGGTGGAACCGCCGGACACATCGAACCGGCTCTGGCGGTGGCCGATGCGATCAAGGCGATCGACGGGGATGTGGTGGTGACGGCGCTGGGGACGGCGCGCGGTCTCGAAACCACTCTGGTTCCGGAGCGCGGTTATCCGCTGGAACTCATTCCGCCGGTGCCCCTTCCCCGTAAACCCACCCTCGACCTGCTGCGGCTCCCGCGCCGGGTGCTGCATTCGGTTCGTCGTACCCGTGCGGTGATGGACGAGACCGGGGCCGACGTGATCGTCGGTTTCGGCGGTTACGTAGCTCTTCCGGCGTACCTGGCCGCGGGTGCCGGTCTATTGCGGCGGCGACGCAGAATCCCGATCGTGGTGCACGAGGCGAACGCGAGCGCGGGCATCGCCAACAAGATCGGCGCTCGCCGTGCAACACGGGTCCTCGCGGCGGTGGCGGGTTCCGGTGTGAAGGCGCGCGGCCGGGCGGAGGCCGAGATCGTCGGTATTCCGGTGCGGGCATCCATCACCGGTCTCGACCGGGCGGGGTTGCGCAGTAAGGCTCGGGCCCACTTCGGGCTTCCCGCCGAGGGACCGGTGCTGCTCGTGTTCGGTGGGTCGCAGGGTGCGCGGTCGCTCAACGAGGCGGTGTCGGGGGCGGCGGAGTCGCTCGCGGCGGCAGGGATCGCCGTCCTGCACGCACACGGTCCGAAGAACACCCTGGACGTCCCCGACTCCGCAGGCGGTCCGCCCTACGTGGCGGTCCCGTACCTGTCGCGGATGGATCTGGCGTATTCGGCTGCCGACGCGGTGATCTGCCGATCGGGTGCGATGACGGTCGCGGAGGTGTCGGCCGTGGGTCTCCCCGCGCTGTACGTGCCGTTGCCGCACGGCAACGGTGAGCAAGAACTCAATGCGCGGCCAGTCGTCGAAGCGGGAGGTGGAATGATTGTCCGTGACGGCGACCTGACCGCCGCCTTCGTCGCGGACACCGTGATCCCGCTGCTGCGCGACCCCGTGCGGCTCGCGGACATGGGGCGGCGCGCGGCGGGAGCGGGTCACCGTAGCGCAGCCGCCGAGGTTGCGCAGATTGTTCTCGACGTGGCCGCGCTGAAGAAGGAAACCCGATGA
- the murC gene encoding UDP-N-acetylmuramate--L-alanine ligase: MTDLPAHLERVHMVGIGGAGMSGIARILLARGGQVSGSDAKESRGVLALRARGANVRIGHDASALDLLPGGPTVVVTTHAAIPKDNPELVEAARRGIPVILRPAVLASLMQGHRTLLVSGTHGKTSTTSMLVVALQHCGYDPSFAVGGELNEAGTNAHHGSGDVFVAEADESDGSLLQYDPDVVVVTNVEADHLDYFGSPEAYTQVFDDFADRLSPGGLLVTCLDDPGSAALASRVSARNLPGVRVVGYGSAESSAAPFDSVDGIEVGARLLSFEARDVGGVLQFQLAGERSPRTIRMGVPGRHMALNALAALLAAREAGADVDEILEGIAGFGGVHRRFQFTGRERGVRVFDDYAHHPTEVRAVLGAAADLVRQPHEADRQESEESVRRGKVIVVFQPHLYSRTATFAEEFGHALDLADEVVVLDVYGAREEPIPGVSGALVALSVTKPVHYQPDLSQAPRQVAGLAEPGDVVITMGAGDVTMLGNQILDALRAAPHNASR; encoded by the coding sequence ATGACCGACCTGCCCGCGCACCTCGAACGTGTCCACATGGTGGGGATCGGTGGCGCCGGAATGTCCGGGATCGCCCGGATCCTGCTGGCCCGAGGGGGCCAGGTGTCCGGATCCGACGCCAAGGAGAGCCGCGGCGTGCTGGCCCTCCGCGCTCGCGGCGCGAACGTGCGCATCGGCCACGACGCCAGCGCACTCGATCTCTTGCCCGGTGGACCCACCGTGGTCGTCACCACGCACGCCGCCATCCCGAAGGACAACCCGGAACTGGTCGAGGCCGCGCGGCGCGGCATCCCCGTGATCCTGCGCCCGGCGGTGCTCGCATCGTTGATGCAAGGTCACCGGACCCTGCTCGTGTCTGGCACCCACGGTAAGACCTCGACGACGTCTATGCTGGTGGTGGCGCTCCAGCATTGTGGTTACGACCCCTCTTTCGCGGTGGGCGGCGAGCTGAACGAAGCCGGGACCAACGCTCATCACGGCAGCGGTGACGTGTTCGTCGCCGAGGCCGACGAGAGTGACGGTTCGCTTCTCCAGTACGACCCCGATGTCGTCGTCGTCACCAACGTCGAGGCCGACCATCTCGACTATTTCGGGAGCCCGGAGGCCTATACCCAGGTTTTCGACGATTTCGCCGATCGGCTGTCGCCCGGCGGGCTCCTCGTCACCTGTCTCGACGATCCCGGTTCGGCGGCGCTCGCGTCACGGGTGAGCGCGCGGAACCTCCCCGGTGTGCGAGTGGTCGGCTACGGCAGCGCAGAGTCGTCCGCCGCTCCGTTCGACTCCGTCGACGGGATCGAGGTCGGTGCCCGGCTGCTGAGTTTCGAGGCCAGAGATGTGGGGGGAGTGCTGCAGTTCCAGCTGGCCGGTGAGCGGAGTCCGCGGACCATCCGGATGGGTGTCCCAGGACGGCACATGGCACTCAACGCGCTGGCCGCACTTCTCGCTGCCCGCGAGGCCGGAGCCGACGTCGACGAGATACTCGAAGGAATCGCCGGTTTCGGCGGTGTACACCGCCGGTTCCAGTTCACCGGTCGTGAGCGTGGCGTTCGGGTGTTCGACGACTATGCGCACCATCCCACCGAAGTACGTGCGGTGCTCGGCGCCGCCGCGGATCTGGTGCGCCAGCCGCACGAGGCGGATCGGCAAGAATCCGAGGAATCGGTCCGCCGGGGCAAAGTGATCGTCGTGTTCCAGCCGCATCTCTATTCGCGGACAGCAACTTTCGCAGAAGAGTTCGGGCATGCTCTCGATCTCGCCGACGAGGTCGTGGTGCTCGACGTGTACGGGGCGAGGGAGGAACCCATTCCCGGTGTCAGTGGCGCCCTGGTCGCACTGTCGGTGACCAAGCCGGTGCACTATCAGCCCGACCTGTCGCAGGCGCCGCGTCAGGTGGCGGGGTTGGCAGAACCCGGTGACGTCGTGATCACGATGGGTGCCGGTGACGTCACGATGCTCGGAAACCAGATTCTCGACGCGCTGCGCGCGGCCCCACACAACGCCTCCCGATGA
- a CDS encoding cell division protein FtsQ/DivIB, whose amino-acid sequence MTGLIGVVVVVALGLVAWFTPLLSVRSTDVAGATTIPEEQIRQVLAVPQGQPLLRVDTVAAAQRVAAIPKVATARVQRMYPSTIRVTVTERVPVVFVDTPDGTHLLDADAVDYEIAPPPPGVPRLVTDTPGWGDASTAAALEVLESMPPQLRGQVGEVAAKSISDISVTLLDGRVVVWGGTEKSERKAAVTLPLLTQPGQTYDVSSPDLPTVR is encoded by the coding sequence GTGACCGGTCTGATCGGTGTCGTGGTGGTCGTGGCGCTCGGTCTGGTGGCCTGGTTCACGCCGCTGTTGTCGGTGCGGTCCACCGATGTCGCGGGTGCCACGACCATTCCCGAGGAACAGATTCGACAGGTACTCGCCGTGCCGCAGGGGCAGCCACTGCTGCGCGTCGACACCGTGGCGGCCGCGCAACGGGTCGCCGCGATCCCTAAGGTGGCTACCGCCCGCGTGCAGAGAATGTATCCGTCCACCATTCGGGTGACGGTGACCGAACGCGTGCCGGTCGTGTTCGTCGATACTCCTGACGGCACGCATCTTCTGGACGCCGACGCTGTCGACTACGAGATCGCGCCACCGCCTCCCGGTGTTCCTCGCCTGGTCACTGACACTCCCGGGTGGGGCGATGCCAGTACCGCGGCTGCGCTCGAGGTGCTCGAGTCGATGCCGCCGCAATTGCGCGGGCAGGTGGGTGAGGTTGCGGCCAAATCCATTTCGGACATCTCGGTGACGCTGCTCGACGGCCGCGTCGTGGTGTGGGGCGGCACGGAGAAGTCCGAACGCAAAGCGGCGGTCACCTTGCCCCTGCTGACTCAGCCCGGACAGACGTACGACGTGTCGAGTCCTGATCTCCCGACGGTGCGGTAG
- the ftsZ gene encoding cell division protein FtsZ: MTPPHNYLAVIKVVGIGGGGVNAVNRMIEQGLKGVEFIAVNTDAQALLMSDADVKLDVGRELTRGLGAGADPEVGRKAAEDHKDEIEEVLKGADMVFVTAGEGGGTGTGGAPVVASIARKLGALTVGVVTRPFSFEGKRRGGQADTGIQSLRESCDTLIVIPNDRLLQLGDAAVSLMDAFRSADEVLLNGVQGITDLITTPGLINVDFADVKGVMSGAGSALMGIGSSRGEGRAIKAAESAINSPLLEASMEGARGVLLSIAGGSDLGLFEINEAASLVQEAAHIDANIIFGTVIDDSLGDEVRVTVIAAGFDGGTPARRPVESTAAGRSAIGAGRAGEVNQGAEPQGGEPMSVTRETISSHSASSLPPLSGNGSSRPVPVSDEEGEDDVDVPSFMRR, translated from the coding sequence ATGACGCCCCCGCACAACTACCTCGCCGTAATAAAGGTCGTCGGCATCGGCGGCGGCGGCGTGAACGCAGTCAACCGGATGATCGAGCAGGGACTCAAGGGAGTCGAGTTCATTGCCGTCAACACCGACGCGCAAGCGCTGCTGATGAGTGATGCCGACGTCAAGCTCGACGTCGGCCGCGAACTCACCCGCGGGCTCGGAGCCGGCGCGGATCCCGAAGTCGGCCGCAAGGCCGCAGAAGACCACAAGGACGAGATCGAGGAAGTGCTCAAGGGCGCCGACATGGTGTTCGTCACGGCCGGTGAGGGCGGCGGTACGGGTACCGGTGGCGCCCCCGTCGTCGCGAGTATCGCGCGCAAGCTCGGGGCCCTCACCGTCGGTGTGGTGACCCGGCCCTTCTCGTTCGAGGGAAAGCGTCGCGGCGGTCAGGCGGACACCGGCATCCAGTCGCTGCGCGAATCGTGCGACACCCTCATCGTCATTCCGAACGACCGCCTTCTCCAGCTCGGTGACGCCGCGGTGAGCCTCATGGATGCGTTCCGCAGCGCCGACGAGGTTCTCCTCAACGGTGTTCAGGGGATCACCGACCTCATCACCACCCCGGGTCTGATCAACGTCGACTTCGCCGACGTCAAGGGCGTCATGTCCGGGGCCGGTAGCGCGCTGATGGGCATAGGGTCCTCGCGCGGTGAGGGGCGTGCGATCAAGGCTGCCGAGTCCGCGATCAACTCACCTCTCCTCGAAGCATCGATGGAGGGTGCGCGCGGCGTCCTGCTGTCGATCGCGGGTGGCAGCGACCTCGGACTGTTCGAGATCAACGAGGCCGCCTCGCTCGTCCAGGAAGCGGCGCACATCGATGCCAACATCATCTTCGGCACCGTGATCGACGACTCGCTGGGTGACGAGGTGCGGGTCACCGTCATCGCCGCCGGATTCGACGGCGGCACGCCGGCCCGTCGTCCGGTCGAGTCCACCGCCGCCGGCCGCAGCGCCATCGGGGCCGGACGCGCGGGTGAAGTGAACCAGGGCGCGGAGCCGCAGGGCGGTGAGCCGATGTCCGTGACACGCGAGACGATCAGCTCGCACAGCGCGAGCAGTCTGCCTCCGTTGTCCGGAAACGGCTCTTCCCGGCCCGTGCCGGTGTCCGACGAGGAGGGCGAAGACGACGTCGACGTGCCCTCCTTCATGCGTCGTTGA
- the pgeF gene encoding peptidoglycan editing factor PgeF, translating into MTSPSGPGFRVRRVVTARAGGHSVGPYESFNLGDHVGDDPGAVEANRRRLADKIGVPFDHLIWMEQIHSRTVTVVDRPTDTAVPATDALVTTVPGLALATLSADCVPVLLSDEEAGVIAAVHAGRIGARIGIVPRVLEVMVEQGARIGRIGAFLGPAASGRQYEVPAAMQADVEKYLPGSATRTVKGTPGLDLRAGIRRQLLDAGVSGVAEDPRCTIEDRTLFSHRREAPTGRLAAVIWMDTGQGGR; encoded by the coding sequence TTGACTTCGCCGTCGGGTCCCGGATTCCGGGTTCGCCGCGTCGTCACCGCACGTGCGGGTGGGCACTCCGTCGGACCGTACGAGTCCTTCAATCTGGGTGACCACGTGGGGGACGACCCCGGCGCGGTAGAGGCCAATCGTCGTCGGCTGGCCGACAAGATCGGTGTTCCGTTCGACCACCTGATCTGGATGGAACAGATTCACAGTCGCACGGTGACGGTGGTCGACAGACCTACCGATACGGCTGTGCCGGCAACCGACGCGTTGGTGACCACGGTGCCGGGTTTGGCGCTGGCCACACTCAGCGCCGACTGTGTGCCCGTCCTGCTCTCCGACGAGGAGGCGGGCGTCATCGCGGCCGTGCACGCCGGACGGATCGGTGCACGCATCGGTATCGTCCCCCGGGTTCTCGAGGTGATGGTGGAGCAGGGCGCCCGGATCGGACGGATCGGTGCCTTCCTCGGCCCGGCCGCGAGTGGACGCCAGTACGAGGTTCCCGCCGCAATGCAGGCGGATGTCGAAAAGTACCTTCCCGGCAGTGCCACCCGCACGGTGAAGGGGACTCCCGGTCTCGACCTGCGGGCCGGCATCCGCAGGCAACTGCTCGACGCGGGAGTGTCGGGTGTCGCCGAGGATCCGCGCTGCACCATCGAGGACCGGACCCTCTTCAGTCATCGGCGGGAGGCACCGACCGGCCGGCTCGCAGCGGTTATCTGGATGGATACTGGGCAGGGCGGCAGGTAG
- a CDS encoding YggS family pyridoxal phosphate-dependent enzyme: protein MDRVPEASGAGDRVAQISGALGAVRERLDAACRAAGREPSDVMLLPVTKFFPESDARILYELGCREFGESREQEATAKIGEFRARVPDPAVRWHMIGHLQRNKARAIAQWAYAIHSVDSERLVGALGKAATAAVEAGERTEPLRVLLQVSLDGDPQRGGAVVGDLESLAAQVRSAPHLEFRGLMAVPPIEADPDAAFEELHNIHARLCVEHPDATELSAGMTNDLEHAVRHGSTCVRVGTALLGARPITSK from the coding sequence ATGGATCGTGTTCCGGAGGCGAGCGGAGCGGGCGACCGTGTCGCTCAGATCTCGGGTGCGCTCGGGGCTGTCCGCGAGCGGTTGGATGCGGCGTGCCGTGCGGCGGGACGCGAACCCTCGGATGTGATGCTCCTCCCGGTCACCAAGTTTTTCCCGGAGTCCGATGCTCGCATCCTCTATGAACTCGGTTGCCGCGAGTTCGGTGAGTCGCGTGAGCAGGAAGCGACCGCGAAAATCGGCGAGTTCCGCGCCCGAGTTCCGGACCCGGCGGTGCGGTGGCACATGATCGGCCACCTGCAACGCAACAAGGCCCGGGCGATCGCCCAGTGGGCGTACGCAATTCACTCGGTGGACAGCGAGCGGCTGGTCGGCGCGCTCGGTAAGGCAGCGACCGCTGCCGTCGAGGCGGGAGAACGCACGGAGCCGCTCCGGGTGTTGCTCCAGGTCAGCCTCGACGGTGATCCCCAGCGCGGCGGCGCTGTGGTGGGCGACCTCGAAAGCCTTGCAGCGCAGGTTCGGTCGGCTCCACACCTCGAATTCCGGGGTTTGATGGCCGTCCCACCGATCGAGGCCGACCCGGATGCGGCATTCGAGGAGCTGCACAACATTCACGCCCGGTTGTGCGTGGAGCATCCCGATGCGACGGAGCTCTCAGCGGGGATGACGAATGATCTCGAGCACGCTGTCCGACACGGGTCGACGTGCGTGCGTGTCGGAACCGCTCTGTTGGGCGCGAGGCCTATAACCTCGAAATGA
- a CDS encoding cell division protein SepF — MSSLHKFKAYFGMVPLDDYEDEYLDEPEPARRPARPVRDGGRDPYLDRDDRDFAEPAFSKAAYAPGRRDDLDDEFDRYEGPRHASRVEPVAVRSARPGVSGSVRGSTRGALAVDTRSERVESRRGPLFDEGGPLSKITTLRPRDYSEARTIGERFRDGTPVIMDLVEMSNADAKRLVDFAAGLAFALRGSFDKVATKVFLLSPADIDVSAEERRRIAETGFYSQK; from the coding sequence ATGAGCAGTCTGCACAAGTTCAAGGCTTACTTCGGCATGGTTCCCCTCGACGACTACGAGGACGAGTACCTGGACGAGCCGGAGCCTGCGCGCAGGCCTGCACGCCCGGTACGGGACGGTGGACGTGATCCGTATCTCGACCGCGACGACCGGGACTTCGCCGAGCCTGCGTTCAGCAAGGCGGCGTATGCCCCGGGTAGGCGCGACGATCTCGACGACGAGTTCGACCGCTACGAAGGCCCGCGGCACGCGTCGCGGGTCGAGCCTGTGGCTGTGCGTTCGGCGCGCCCCGGCGTGAGTGGGTCGGTCCGGGGGAGCACCCGCGGTGCGCTCGCTGTCGATACTCGATCCGAGCGGGTGGAAAGCCGCCGCGGACCTCTCTTCGACGAGGGCGGTCCGCTCTCGAAGATCACGACGCTGCGGCCCCGCGACTACAGCGAGGCGCGCACCATCGGTGAGCGCTTCCGCGACGGCACCCCGGTCATCATGGACCTCGTGGAGATGAGCAACGCCGACGCGAAACGTCTCGTCGATTTCGCGGCGGGCCTGGCGTTCGCCTTGCGCGGCTCCTTCGACAAGGTGGCAACGAAGGTGTTCTTGCTCTCACCCGCCGACATCGACGTCTCGGCCGAGGAGCGCCGCCGGATCGCCGAGACGGGCTTCTACAGCCAGAAGTAG
- a CDS encoding YggT family protein has translation MALFSVIYLILFVFWLLLIGRIIVEFVRTFARDWRPTGVVVVILEAIFTVTDPPVKLLRRLIPPINLGGVRLDLSIMVLLFIVFILMSIVQGQARATGLV, from the coding sequence GTGGCCTTGTTCTCGGTGATCTATTTGATACTGTTCGTTTTCTGGCTGCTTCTCATCGGCAGAATCATCGTCGAGTTCGTACGGACCTTCGCTCGGGACTGGCGGCCGACCGGCGTCGTGGTCGTCATTCTCGAGGCGATATTTACGGTCACAGATCCGCCGGTCAAGCTGCTGCGGCGATTGATTCCCCCGATAAATCTGGGCGGGGTGCGGTTGGATCTATCCATCATGGTCTTGCTGTTCATCGTCTTCATCCTGATGTCGATCGTTCAGGGGCAAGCGCGTGCTACGGGTCTGGTGTGA
- a CDS encoding DivIVA domain-containing protein has product MPLTPADVHNVAFSKPPIGKRGYNEDEVDAFLDLVEQELSRLIEENADLRQRVGELDKELADAKKAPRPSGAASAPAPKAEPARVVEQPKAPAPAPAPAAAAPQAAPQGADAHMQAAKVLGLAQEMADRLTSDAKTESEQLLGNARTNSEQLVSDARQRSESMIADARQKSEALITDAQTRSETQLRQAKEKADALQADAEKKHTEIMATINQQRSVLEGRIEQLKTFEREYRVRLKSYLESQLEELEQRGSAVPVDGGQDSFAQGGSQSNYSQSYAKGNS; this is encoded by the coding sequence ATGCCGCTGACTCCAGCTGATGTGCACAATGTCGCGTTCAGCAAGCCGCCGATCGGTAAGCGGGGCTACAACGAAGACGAGGTCGATGCGTTTCTCGACCTTGTCGAGCAAGAGTTGTCGCGCCTGATCGAGGAGAACGCCGACCTTCGGCAGCGAGTGGGTGAGCTCGACAAGGAACTCGCCGATGCGAAGAAGGCCCCGCGCCCGTCCGGCGCGGCCTCAGCGCCTGCGCCCAAGGCCGAGCCCGCTCGTGTCGTCGAGCAGCCCAAGGCGCCGGCGCCCGCACCTGCCCCGGCCGCCGCGGCTCCGCAGGCGGCACCGCAGGGAGCGGACGCTCACATGCAGGCCGCCAAGGTACTCGGCCTCGCCCAGGAAATGGCCGATCGTCTCACCAGCGATGCGAAGACCGAATCCGAGCAGCTTCTCGGTAATGCCCGCACCAATTCGGAGCAGCTGGTCAGTGACGCGCGGCAGCGTTCTGAATCGATGATTGCGGATGCTCGGCAGAAGTCCGAGGCGCTGATCACGGACGCGCAGACTCGTTCCGAGACCCAGCTGCGGCAGGCCAAGGAGAAGGCCGATGCACTGCAGGCGGACGCGGAGAAGAAGCACACCGAGATCATGGCGACGATCAACCAGCAGCGGTCGGTGCTGGAGGGTCGCATCGAGCAGCTCAAGACCTTCGAGCGTGAATACCGCGTGCGGCTGAAGTCGTACCTGGAGTCGCAGCTCGAGGAGCTGGAGCAGCGGGGTTCCGCCGTTCCGGTGGACGGTGGTCAGGATTCGTTCGCGCAGGGCGGATCGCAGTCGAATTACAGCCAGTCCTACGCCAAGGGCAATAGCTGA